From the genome of Aquificaceae bacterium, one region includes:
- a CDS encoding LysM peptidoglycan-binding domain-containing protein translates to MRKGILLLGISLSFSFAMECKNYRVKEGDTLERIARREGIDINTLKSANKGIDERRLRVGQTICIPVKATQVRSTEKYAIYEVKRGDTLQKIANSFGVDVKTLKEFNNLKDDRIVEGQKIKIPARTSANRISTIENHDIYTVRRGGRLEHVAQATGVPLRDLERLNPDLKGKWLPAGTKVRVP, encoded by the coding sequence ATGAGGAAAGGGATTTTACTATTAGGTATTAGTCTTAGCTTTTCCTTTGCCATGGAATGTAAAAACTATAGGGTAAAGGAAGGGGACACTCTGGAAAGGATAGCAAGGAGAGAAGGAATAGACATAAACACTCTAAAGTCTGCCAACAAAGGCATTGACGAGAGAAGACTAAGAGTTGGTCAAACAATATGCATACCAGTAAAAGCTACACAAGTAAGGTCTACAGAAAAATACGCCATATATGAGGTAAAGAGAGGAGATACTCTACAGAAGATAGCGAATAGCTTTGGTGTTGATGTAAAAACTCTTAAGGAATTTAATAACTTGAAAGATGATAGAATTGTGGAAGGTCAGAAGATAAAGATTCCTGCAAGAACAAGTGCTAATAGAATATCTACAATAGAAAATCATGATATCTACACAGTGAGAAGGGGTGGAAGGCTTGAGCATGTGGCACAAGCAACAGGCGTTCCTCTTAGAGATTTGGAAAGGCTCAATCCAGACCTAAAGGGTAAATGGCTTCCTGCAGGTACAAAGGTGAGAGTGCC
- a CDS encoding acylphosphatase — translation MIALKIYVSGIVQGVGYRAFTKRLAQSYGLTGWVKNLPDGRVEVFVQGDKEVVWEFLKQLWEGPPAGRVDRMEILKEVPNHEERDFTIRY, via the coding sequence ATGATAGCTCTAAAAATATATGTAAGCGGTATAGTGCAAGGTGTAGGTTATAGGGCTTTTACAAAAAGGCTTGCTCAGAGTTATGGTCTTACTGGCTGGGTTAAAAACTTGCCCGATGGAAGGGTTGAGGTTTTTGTTCAAGGAGATAAGGAGGTGGTATGGGAGTTTTTGAAACAACTTTGGGAGGGTCCTCCTGCGGGAAGGGTTGACCGCATGGAAATCCTCAAGGAGGTGCCAAACCATGAGGAAAGGGATTTTACTATTAGGTATTAG
- a CDS encoding septal ring lytic transglycosylase RlpA family protein, with amino-acid sequence MKTAILTALLSFSFALAQDCKVQEGYASWYGGKFHGRKTSSGEVFNKHKFTAASRDYPFGTYLLVRNLSNGKEVVVVVTDRGPAKRSRIIDLSKSAAEKIGMLRQGVAKVQVMPLYCAVKGDELSEEVHEEVIRDLLNTL; translated from the coding sequence ATGAAAACAGCCATACTTACAGCCTTGCTATCTTTTTCCTTTGCCCTCGCCCAGGACTGTAAGGTTCAAGAGGGCTATGCAAGCTGGTATGGTGGAAAGTTTCATGGTAGGAAAACAAGCTCAGGAGAGGTTTTCAATAAGCATAAGTTTACCGCAGCGTCAAGAGATTACCCATTTGGGACTTATTTATTGGTTAGGAACCTTAGTAATGGAAAGGAAGTAGTTGTGGTAGTAACAGATAGGGGACCAGCCAAAAGAAGCAGAATAATAGACCTCTCAAAATCCGCAGCGGAAAAGATAGGAATGTTACGGCAAGGCGTAGCTAAGGTTCAGGTAATGCCCCTCTACTGTGCGGTAAAGGGTGATGAACTTAGCGAGGAGGTTCACGAAGAGGTTATTAGAGACCTTCTAAACACATTGTAG